One Halovivax ruber XH-70 genomic region harbors:
- a CDS encoding helix-turn-helix domain-containing protein: MSTDARQSGPRRETESGPVERTRRDRTPATAGDGVVAELHLDHDRLLLRPTLRSIDDVSVTPEYRARNDGVCYQFVTVRGGQLSDLLAAFERDPTVANPVCVDRTGDRVAFRLEVTDRAVSLSGPIAEQGGRVLDADGTTAAWIFQLQFPSRDALVAFNDACKDRDISVQVTQLRSSSDDAEPVLGLTDKQQHLLSVAYELGYFDVPRGISQDELAAKLGVSKSAISQRLRRAMTELCATSLSSPGGAAPSGD; the protein is encoded by the coding sequence GTGAGTACCGACGCTCGGCAGTCCGGTCCCCGCCGAGAGACCGAGTCGGGGCCAGTCGAACGCACTCGGAGAGACCGTACCCCGGCGACCGCTGGTGACGGTGTCGTTGCCGAACTGCACCTCGATCACGATCGATTGCTCCTCCGACCGACGCTCCGTTCGATCGACGACGTTTCGGTCACACCCGAATATCGCGCGCGAAACGACGGCGTCTGTTACCAGTTCGTCACAGTCCGCGGTGGGCAACTATCGGATTTGCTGGCAGCGTTCGAGCGTGACCCAACAGTCGCGAACCCAGTCTGCGTCGATCGAACCGGCGATCGCGTCGCCTTCCGACTGGAAGTGACGGACCGGGCCGTTTCCCTGTCCGGCCCGATTGCGGAGCAAGGTGGGCGCGTGCTGGACGCAGACGGGACCACCGCGGCGTGGATCTTTCAGTTGCAGTTTCCCTCACGCGATGCGCTGGTCGCCTTCAACGACGCGTGCAAAGACCGGGACATCTCCGTCCAGGTAACGCAGTTGCGATCTAGTAGCGACGACGCCGAACCGGTGCTCGGGTTGACCGACAAACAACAGCACTTGCTCTCGGTCGCCTACGAACTGGGATACTTCGACGTCCCCAGAGGGATTTCCCAGGACGAGCTCGCCGCAAAGCTGGGCGTTTCAAAATCAGCAATCTCACAGCGACTCCGGCGCGCGATGACCGAACTGTGTGCGACTTCGCTCTCCTCACCCGGTGGGGCGGCGCCGAGCGGCGATTAA
- a CDS encoding CBS domain-containing protein gives MNLPTPADLRQRRTDLELTQSELADRADVSQPLIARIEGGDVDPRLSTLRRIVTALDEAEGDIIRAGDLLNEDVVSVAPDDAVSDAATLMESEAYSQLPVIQDGIPVGSISQSELVHLDEDSRNEPVSEHMAESFPTVSKDATLDEISNLLDHYKAVMITESGRTVGLITEADLAARLS, from the coding sequence ATGAATCTGCCGACGCCTGCGGACCTGCGACAGCGCCGGACCGACCTGGAACTGACCCAGAGCGAGCTGGCGGACCGGGCCGACGTTTCCCAGCCGCTGATCGCCCGAATCGAAGGCGGAGACGTCGATCCCCGACTCTCGACGTTGCGTCGAATCGTCACCGCACTCGACGAAGCGGAAGGAGACATCATTCGGGCCGGGGACCTGTTGAACGAGGATGTCGTCAGTGTCGCTCCGGACGACGCAGTCAGCGACGCCGCCACGTTGATGGAGTCAGAAGCGTACTCGCAACTCCCGGTTATCCAGGACGGGATTCCGGTCGGCTCGATCAGCCAGAGCGAACTCGTCCACTTAGACGAAGATTCCCGGAACGAACCGGTCTCCGAACACATGGCGGAGAGTTTTCCCACCGTCTCGAAGGACGCCACGCTGGACGAGATTAGCAATCTACTGGACCACTACAAGGCGGTGATGATCACCGAGTCCGGACGCACGGTTGGGCTCATCACCGAAGCCGATCTCGCCGCGAGACTGTCTTAA
- a CDS encoding DUF555 domain-containing protein codes for MSNYLVAMEAAWLVRDVNGVDDAIGVAVSEAGKRLNAADMQYVEVEVGATGCPACGEPFDSAFIAAETALVGLALEMEVFNADGEEHAERIAKSEVGGALKDVPLDVVEIFEETDEEEAA; via the coding sequence ATGAGCAACTATCTCGTTGCGATGGAAGCTGCCTGGTTGGTTCGTGATGTGAATGGCGTCGACGACGCGATCGGTGTCGCGGTGAGCGAGGCCGGCAAACGGCTGAACGCCGCGGATATGCAGTACGTCGAAGTCGAAGTCGGCGCGACGGGCTGTCCGGCCTGTGGCGAACCGTTCGACTCCGCGTTCATCGCCGCCGAGACCGCCCTCGTCGGCCTGGCCCTCGAGATGGAGGTCTTCAACGCCGATGGGGAAGAACACGCTGAGCGCATCGCCAAGAGCGAAGTCGGTGGCGCGCTCAAAGACGTCCCGCTCGACGTCGTCGAGATTTTCGAAGAGACCGACGAGGAAGAAGCAGCCTGA
- the psmB gene encoding archaeal proteasome endopeptidase complex subunit beta, with translation MRQPSVDDFSTTADRLAGHSDPYSPELGSLPQNDIDEADLDNVNKTGTTTIGISTADGVVIATDMRASLGGRFVSNKNVQKVEQIHPTAALTLVGSVGGAQSFISNLRAEVNLYEARNSEDMSIDALATLAGNFARGGPFFAIHPILGGVDDEGSHVYSIDPAGGVMEDDYTVTGSGMQLAYGHLEQSYEDGLSNDEAMTIAARGIKSAVERDTGSGNGIFLCEITDDGVDIHGHHDFDEVL, from the coding sequence ATGCGTCAACCGAGTGTCGACGACTTCTCGACGACCGCTGATCGACTCGCCGGTCACAGTGATCCGTACAGTCCGGAACTCGGCTCACTGCCCCAAAACGACATCGACGAGGCTGACCTCGACAACGTCAACAAAACTGGGACGACGACGATCGGCATCTCCACAGCCGACGGCGTCGTCATCGCGACCGACATGCGAGCGAGTCTGGGCGGCAGATTCGTCTCGAACAAGAACGTCCAGAAGGTCGAACAGATCCACCCGACGGCCGCCCTGACCCTCGTGGGGAGCGTCGGCGGCGCGCAGTCGTTCATCTCGAACCTTCGCGCGGAAGTCAACCTCTACGAGGCGCGAAACAGTGAGGATATGAGCATCGACGCGCTGGCGACGCTCGCCGGCAACTTCGCTCGCGGCGGCCCGTTCTTCGCGATCCACCCGATCCTGGGCGGCGTCGACGACGAGGGAAGCCACGTCTACAGCATCGACCCAGCCGGCGGCGTGATGGAAGACGATTACACCGTCACTGGCTCCGGGATGCAACTCGCCTACGGCCACCTAGAGCAGTCCTACGAGGACGGCCTCTCGAACGACGAGGCGATGACGATCGCCGCTCGCGGGATCAAGTCGGCAGTCGAACGTGACACCGGGTCCGGGAACGGCATCTTCCTCTGTGAAATCACCGACGACGGCGTCGATATCCACGGCCACCACGATTTCGACGAAGTCTTATAG
- a CDS encoding Gfo/Idh/MocA family protein — protein MRTVIEQAVFAFQRALVDTIITCVGKYTKNGQLMGHKSYFEATPDSANGLPVSARFHRASGDYSDTTINRHYRTGWYRVSGLGVGIVGLGGMGHLHASTVQELGATVVAGADIAAESRAEFEASFDATTYERYDALVADEAVDAVVVTTPNRFHEPIAVAALEAGLSVLIEKPLAHTVESARRIVEAASSSPGCAMVGFHNRHAGSVRLFDAQRDRDRFGEIRHVETNYVRRRGIPGTGSWFTDESLSGGGALIDIGVHALDLSLYAMNFPEIVEVTGQTRSAFGDSRSVADPDAFGGPGSDETYDVDDSVSAFVRTADGRTISLEAAWATNREPSMDVHVRGSDAGARFEIGDSTCRVLDAGVAGVDHYEDVELSAEAAEPGYRIQDRHFLECAATGSEPETNTVEQGLQVQRVIEAIYESAATNRSVALTPRAEMQDEQLTAPEVQ, from the coding sequence ATGCGAACCGTAATCGAACAGGCTGTTTTTGCGTTTCAACGCGCACTTGTCGATACAATCATCACCTGTGTGGGGAAATACACGAAAAATGGCCAATTAATGGGTCACAAAAGTTATTTCGAGGCAACCCCTGACTCCGCCAATGGGCTCCCGGTATCCGCTCGTTTCCACCGAGCAAGTGGGGATTACTCCGACACCACGATCAACCGTCACTATCGCACCGGGTGGTATCGCGTGAGCGGTCTGGGCGTGGGGATCGTCGGCCTCGGTGGGATGGGTCATCTGCACGCGTCGACCGTGCAAGAACTTGGCGCGACGGTCGTCGCCGGAGCGGACATCGCCGCCGAGTCCCGTGCCGAGTTCGAGGCATCGTTCGACGCGACCACGTACGAACGGTACGACGCGCTCGTCGCCGACGAGGCCGTCGACGCGGTCGTCGTCACCACCCCAAATCGGTTTCACGAACCGATCGCGGTCGCGGCACTGGAAGCAGGATTGTCTGTCCTGATCGAAAAGCCGCTCGCCCACACGGTCGAAAGCGCTCGTCGCATTGTGGAGGCCGCATCGTCGTCACCTGGGTGTGCGATGGTCGGGTTCCACAACCGACACGCAGGCTCCGTTCGACTCTTCGATGCCCAGCGTGACCGAGACCGATTCGGGGAGATCAGACACGTCGAGACGAACTACGTTCGCCGTCGGGGCATCCCCGGCACCGGATCGTGGTTCACGGACGAGTCGTTATCCGGCGGCGGTGCACTCATCGATATCGGCGTTCACGCGCTCGATCTGTCGCTGTACGCGATGAACTTCCCGGAGATCGTCGAGGTCACCGGCCAGACGCGGTCGGCGTTCGGTGACTCGCGGTCAGTCGCCGATCCGGACGCGTTCGGCGGCCCCGGATCGGACGAAACGTACGACGTCGACGATTCGGTCTCGGCGTTCGTTCGAACCGCTGACGGACGGACGATTTCGCTCGAAGCAGCCTGGGCGACGAATCGAGAGCCATCGATGGACGTCCACGTCCGCGGCAGTGACGCCGGTGCGAGGTTCGAAATCGGTGACTCCACCTGTCGCGTGCTCGATGCGGGTGTCGCCGGTGTCGACCACTACGAGGACGTCGAACTATCGGCCGAAGCGGCCGAACCCGGCTATCGAATTCAGGACCGCCACTTCCTCGAGTGTGCGGCCACTGGCAGCGAGCCCGAGACGAACACGGTCGAGCAGGGCTTGCAGGTCCAGCGCGTGATCGAGGCGATCTACGAATCGGCCGCGACGAATCGAAGCGTCGCGTTGACGCCGCGCGCAGAGATGCAGGACGAGCAACTGACCGCTCCGGAAGTACAGTAA
- a CDS encoding TIGR00341 family protein has protein sequence MRLVQVYIPRGERESLLALLDAEAVEYGVMEETSEGAYEAIASIPVAVGAVDSVLSSLRAAGLHDDVRIVVLGVEAAVSGGETADELDDGHLSRDELRARAADLAPRFSTFAVLLVLSSLIATAGLLTDSAATIIGAMVVAPLMGPALTASVGVVVGDDDLASRGVTLQGIGLLLTVATAALLGVALRGTVLLPPGLDIATIPQVHERVTPTLLSLILALGSGGAAVVSLTRDVGSVLVGVAIAVALVPPAAVAGLGIAWGEPMVVLTSGTLVLVNVLAINLTALVLLWLLGYRPQRIESLDRTARRVLTRSVIVIGAIALLTVVLVGVTLGTYQTASVTHDVDEELERMSDDPAFASSVFHEVDVSYDLHDVYTGQTPTVTVVAEHPPDDSVDPDLVDRVRERLEAATGTDVRVTLELVETQRSG, from the coding sequence ATGCGACTCGTGCAGGTGTACATTCCACGCGGTGAACGTGAGTCGTTACTCGCGTTGCTCGACGCCGAGGCGGTCGAATACGGGGTGATGGAGGAGACGAGCGAGGGCGCCTACGAGGCGATCGCCTCGATACCGGTGGCGGTCGGGGCGGTCGATTCGGTGCTTTCGTCGCTTCGAGCGGCCGGTCTGCACGACGACGTCAGAATCGTCGTTCTCGGCGTCGAGGCCGCCGTATCGGGGGGTGAGACGGCAGATGAACTCGACGACGGACACCTGTCTCGAGACGAACTCCGCGCGCGAGCCGCCGACCTCGCGCCGAGATTTTCGACCTTTGCGGTCCTGCTCGTCCTCAGCAGTCTCATTGCGACGGCTGGACTGTTGACCGATTCGGCAGCGACGATCATCGGCGCGATGGTCGTTGCACCGCTCATGGGACCGGCATTGACAGCGAGCGTCGGTGTCGTGGTCGGCGACGACGACCTCGCCTCTCGGGGCGTGACGCTACAGGGAATCGGCCTGCTACTGACGGTCGCGACGGCAGCACTCCTCGGGGTGGCGCTCCGTGGAACGGTCTTGCTCCCGCCAGGGCTCGATATTGCGACGATTCCCCAGGTGCACGAGCGCGTGACCCCGACACTGCTGTCCCTGATTCTCGCACTCGGCTCCGGTGGCGCTGCTGTCGTCAGTCTCACGCGCGACGTCGGCTCCGTGCTCGTGGGTGTCGCAATCGCCGTTGCCCTCGTTCCGCCGGCTGCCGTCGCTGGGCTGGGCATCGCCTGGGGTGAGCCCATGGTCGTCCTCACCTCGGGGACGCTGGTGTTGGTCAACGTTCTGGCAATCAACCTCACCGCGCTGGTCCTCCTGTGGCTGCTCGGCTATCGACCACAACGAATCGAGAGCCTGGACCGGACTGCCCGACGGGTGCTCACTCGATCCGTCATCGTTATCGGGGCCATCGCCCTGCTCACCGTCGTCCTGGTTGGCGTGACACTCGGCACGTATCAGACCGCGAGTGTCACTCACGACGTCGACGAAGAACTCGAACGGATGAGCGACGATCCCGCGTTCGCCTCCAGCGTGTTTCACGAAGTGGACGTCTCGTACGACCTTCACGACGTGTACACCGGCCAGACTCCGACGGTGACGGTCGTGGCAGAACATCCACCCGATGACTCGGTGGACCCGGACCTTGTAGACCGTGTCCGTGAGCGACTGGAGGCGGCGACTGGAACGGATGTGCGTGTCACACTCGAACTCGTCGAGACGCAGCGAAGTGGGTGA
- a CDS encoding translation initiation factor eIF-2B: MIDQTAEEIRQMQTHSSSAVAIRATRALESILDREFASIDAFETALEQNASILRQANPSHASLQNALRKVVAESVDSEAETVAEAKSITRAIIEDVATRIESGKRRAAENAASVLSGGATLMTHDYSSTVLEALEIATDAGATFDLYVTEARPRYIGRKAAREFATIDGVDVTLITDAAGGYHLRECDRLVVGMDCVVDDVLYNRVGTFPLAATASQLDVPVTVLGAASKLITQGFVFENEFRADSEVMLEPASGFSVSNPAYDETPVELVDQIITDEGTRTP, translated from the coding sequence ATGATCGATCAAACGGCCGAGGAGATCCGCCAGATGCAAACACACAGTTCCTCGGCGGTTGCTATCCGAGCGACGCGGGCCCTCGAATCGATCCTCGACCGCGAGTTCGCCTCGATCGACGCGTTCGAGACGGCACTCGAACAGAACGCGTCGATCCTCCGGCAGGCGAATCCCTCCCACGCCTCGTTGCAAAACGCCCTGAGGAAAGTCGTCGCAGAAAGCGTCGATTCCGAGGCCGAAACGGTCGCCGAGGCGAAGTCCATCACGCGGGCGATCATCGAAGACGTTGCAACACGGATCGAGTCCGGGAAGCGTCGGGCCGCCGAGAACGCAGCCTCGGTCCTGTCGGGCGGGGCGACGCTCATGACGCACGATTACTCCTCGACGGTCCTCGAAGCGCTCGAGATCGCGACGGATGCGGGAGCCACGTTCGACCTGTACGTGACAGAGGCCCGGCCACGGTACATCGGTCGAAAAGCGGCCAGGGAGTTCGCGACGATCGACGGCGTGGACGTGACGCTCATCACCGACGCTGCGGGTGGCTATCACCTGCGGGAGTGCGATCGCCTCGTCGTCGGGATGGACTGTGTCGTCGACGACGTCCTCTACAACCGCGTCGGGACCTTCCCACTCGCAGCGACGGCGTCACAACTCGACGTTCCGGTCACCGTCCTCGGCGCCGCCTCGAAGCTCATCACGCAGGGGTTCGTCTTCGAGAACGAGTTCCGCGCCGACAGCGAAGTCATGCTCGAACCCGCGAGTGGCTTTTCGGTCTCGAACCCCGCGTACGACGAAACGCCGGTCGAGCTCGTCGACCAGATCATCACGGACGAAGGGACCCGAACGCCCTGA
- a CDS encoding Mrp/NBP35 family ATP-binding protein gives MDEEAVRDRLADIEDPALDGDLGSLGLINDVTVTDETIQVDLALGAPYSPDETALAGTIRDHLSGEGYEVDISASVPGRDDSGAEDAVLPNVKNVIAVASGKGGVGKSTVAVNLAAGLADRGARVGLFDADVYGPNVPRMIDADEPPMATEDETLVPPEKYGVKLMSMAFLVGEDDPVIWRGPMVHKVITQLTEDVEWGHLDYLVVDLPPGTGDTQLTMLQTMPVTGAVIVTTPQDVALDDARKGLEMFAEHETVVLGILENMATFACPDCGSQHDIFGSGGGEAFAEVHDLPFLGSIPLDPTVREGGDAGEPTVLGDGETADAFADATAEIADNVGIVHRQAIATETHRSTPPTEH, from the coding sequence ATGGACGAGGAAGCCGTACGCGACCGACTCGCCGACATCGAGGACCCGGCCCTCGACGGCGATCTCGGCTCGCTCGGGCTGATCAACGACGTGACGGTGACCGACGAGACGATTCAGGTCGATCTCGCACTCGGCGCCCCGTACTCACCCGACGAGACAGCGCTTGCGGGTACTATTCGCGACCACCTGTCGGGGGAGGGCTACGAGGTCGACATCTCGGCGAGCGTCCCCGGTCGAGACGACTCCGGCGCCGAAGACGCCGTCTTGCCGAACGTCAAGAACGTCATCGCCGTCGCCTCCGGGAAAGGTGGTGTCGGAAAGTCGACCGTCGCGGTCAACCTCGCCGCCGGACTCGCCGATCGCGGCGCCCGGGTCGGGCTCTTCGACGCGGACGTCTACGGGCCGAACGTCCCCCGGATGATCGACGCCGACGAACCCCCTATGGCCACCGAGGACGAGACGCTCGTTCCGCCGGAAAAGTACGGCGTGAAATTGATGAGCATGGCATTCTTGGTCGGCGAGGACGATCCGGTCATCTGGCGCGGCCCGATGGTCCACAAGGTGATCACGCAACTGACCGAGGACGTCGAGTGGGGCCACCTCGACTACCTCGTCGTCGACCTGCCGCCGGGGACCGGCGACACACAACTGACGATGCTCCAGACGATGCCAGTCACGGGGGCCGTCATCGTCACCACCCCGCAAGACGTTGCACTGGACGACGCGCGCAAGGGCCTCGAGATGTTCGCCGAGCACGAGACGGTCGTCCTCGGTATCCTCGAGAATATGGCCACGTTCGCCTGCCCCGATTGCGGCAGCCAGCACGACATCTTCGGCTCCGGTGGCGGCGAGGCGTTCGCCGAGGTGCACGATCTCCCGTTCCTGGGATCGATCCCACTCGACCCAACCGTTCGAGAAGGCGGAGACGCAGGTGAACCGACTGTCCTCGGAGACGGCGAGACGGCCGACGCGTTCGCCGACGCGACGGCCGAGATCGCGGACAACGTCGGCATCGTCCACCGGCAGGCGATCGCCACCGAAACGCACCGCTCGACGCCACCGACGGAGCACTGA